In Parasegetibacter sp. NRK P23, a single genomic region encodes these proteins:
- a CDS encoding pyridoxine 5'-phosphate synthase: protein MKEHAKLSVNINKIATLRNSRGGNTPDVVKAAIDVQLFGADGVTVHPRPDERHIRYQDVRDIKPIITTEFNIEGNPREEKFIQLVLEVRPHQVTLVPDADGQLTSDHGWNTIEHKNYLVETINIFRNAGIRTSIFVDPVVEMVEGALATGTDRIELYTEAYARLFPANKETAVAPYRSAAAKAVELGLGINAGHDLDLKNLAFFAQEVPGLLEVSIGHALIADALYLGLENTVQLYKRCLG from the coding sequence ATGAAGGAACATGCCAAACTTTCGGTCAATATCAACAAGATCGCCACGCTCCGCAACAGCCGCGGAGGAAATACACCCGATGTTGTAAAAGCAGCCATTGACGTGCAGCTTTTTGGCGCGGATGGCGTTACTGTGCACCCACGTCCCGACGAGCGCCATATCCGCTACCAGGATGTGCGCGACATCAAACCTATTATTACCACGGAGTTTAATATAGAAGGCAATCCCAGGGAAGAAAAGTTCATTCAACTGGTATTGGAAGTGCGCCCACACCAGGTCACACTAGTTCCTGATGCCGACGGGCAACTCACCAGCGACCACGGATGGAACACCATTGAACACAAGAACTACCTCGTAGAAACGATCAATATTTTCCGGAACGCGGGTATCCGCACCTCCATATTCGTGGATCCTGTGGTGGAAATGGTGGAAGGCGCGCTGGCCACGGGTACCGATCGCATTGAATTGTATACTGAAGCTTACGCGCGGCTGTTTCCCGCCAATAAAGAAACGGCTGTGGCGCCTTACCGATCAGCGGCGGCAAAGGCGGTGGAACTGGGCCTGGGCATTAATGCGGGCCACGACCTGGACCTGAAGAACCTGGCGTTTTTCGCGCAGGAAGTGCCTGGGTTGCTGGAAGTATCTATAGGGCACGCATTGATTGCGGATGCGTTGTACCTGGGGTTGGAGAATACGGTGCAGTTATATAAACGGTGCTTGGGGTAG